In the genome of Catalinimonas alkaloidigena, the window GAGTGCAACAAAGCCATCTTCGTCCAAGATGGATTCATCCACCATGACTTCGATCACCTCGCCTACCATAAAAATGGTGTTGTTGGCTTTGATCAGGTGTTGTTCCGTAAACTTCAAGCCAATGCGGATATGGCTCTCGGTCACGTAAGGGGCGGGGTGGGCTTTGGTATAGAAGGGGGTTAAACCGCACACTTCGAACTCGGACGTACCTTCGTCGTAATTGGCCGAGGTCTGATGAGCTTTCTCGACAAAATCGGCGTGAACGGCATTCATCGTATAATGGCCGATGGCCTTGATGTTGTCGAACGTATGACGTGGTACGGTCAGGGGACGCAACACAAAACCCAGATAGGGGGGATTGGCACCTACGTGTACCACCGAATTGAAAACTGCCAAATTGGTCCGTCCATTCTCGTCAGCGGTCCCAATCAGGTTCGCCGATTTGAATCCCGCTACAGAGTTGATGAGTTCGCGCCGAAAATTGCGCTCCATATGTTTCAGGTCGTGCGCAGAAAAGGTAACAGTCGACATAAGTTCAAGCTTAAAATTTCCACAGAAAGCCCGTGCCCGTGGGGGCTGGCTCTACACGTTGTAGCCACACGTTCAGTTGACGTCCGTGGCGGTTAAAGAAGAAAAACATGGTGGAATCGAACAGCAGAAGAAATCCGCCTTGTAGGATGAGGGCCCGGCCGTAGCCTCGCCAGCGCACCTGGTGGTTCTCTTCATTATTCGCCCGTTCGCGCAGGTACAGGCCGGTAGCAATGTACCCTACGTCGAGGCCGGCATTGAAGAGGAGGAGTTTTTCCATACGCTGTTGCATCGCAAACGTTTCAGCCATGGAATATGAGGCAGGCGGTTGGGCACGGAGCCATTGGTATACACCCGCCCCAACAAAAGCCAGGTT includes:
- a CDS encoding DUF6992 family protein, with protein sequence MKNILLSGLAALLSLSTKAQNLAQFNAGRQRLERLTTLSLGTWSVGNLAVNGLMLRQSTGEAREFHRMNVYWNLVNLAFVGAGVYQWLRAQPPASYSMAETFAMQQRMEKLLLFNAGLDVGYIATGLYLRERANNEENHQVRWRGYGRALILQGGFLLLFDSTMFFFFNRHGRQLNVWLQRVEPAPTGTGFLWKF
- a CDS encoding flavin reductase family protein, with the translated sequence MSTVTFSAHDLKHMERNFRRELINSVAGFKSANLIGTADENGRTNLAVFNSVVHVGANPPYLGFVLRPLTVPRHTFDNIKAIGHYTMNAVHADFVEKAHQTSANYDEGTSEFEVCGLTPFYTKAHPAPYVTESHIRIGLKFTEQHLIKANNTIFMVGEVIEVMVDESILDEDGFVALEAANTVASVGLDAYYQPKRLTRLPYARAEGKLAQ